The following are encoded together in the Raineyella sp. LH-20 genome:
- the hisS gene encoding histidine--tRNA ligase, with amino-acid sequence MSRPKPMSGFPEFLPAERMVELHALRILTSTFELHGFASIETRAVEPMDQLARKGEIDKEIYVVRRLQGLNDGLQGPEGDMDGDDLGLHFDLTVPFARYVLEHAGHLVFPFRRYQVQKVWRGERPQEGRYREFLQADIDIVGQGTLADHHDVEIPLVALDAFEKLHVDLGIPPVVLHVNNRKLSEGFYRGLGIEDTAAVLQRVDKYDKIGPDAVAETLMDEVGLDPSQAAKCVALAGIATTDESFVDQVCALGVEHELLDRGLADLAAVVRVAERQVPGRMLADLKIARGLDYYTGTVYETLLQGSERMGSVASGGRYDALASDGKVTFPGVGYSFGVTRLLAPILGRGELTSSRTVPTCVLVAVDSEETRERALRTADQLRRRGIPTEVAPKADKFGKQIRYADRRGIPFVWFGAGEHDEVKDIRSGDQVTADPQAWLPPAEDLFPRTVRG; translated from the coding sequence ATGAGCCGCCCCAAGCCGATGTCCGGTTTCCCCGAGTTCCTCCCGGCCGAACGGATGGTCGAGCTCCATGCGTTGCGGATCCTGACGTCGACCTTCGAGCTGCACGGCTTCGCCTCGATCGAGACCCGGGCGGTCGAGCCGATGGACCAGTTGGCCCGCAAGGGGGAGATCGACAAGGAGATCTACGTCGTACGACGTCTACAAGGTCTGAACGACGGCCTCCAGGGCCCCGAGGGCGACATGGACGGCGACGATCTCGGGCTGCACTTCGACCTCACCGTGCCGTTCGCCCGTTACGTGCTGGAACACGCCGGACACCTGGTGTTCCCGTTCCGCCGCTACCAGGTGCAGAAGGTCTGGCGTGGTGAGCGCCCCCAGGAGGGCCGCTACCGCGAGTTCCTGCAGGCCGACATCGACATCGTCGGGCAGGGCACCCTGGCCGACCACCACGACGTCGAGATCCCGCTGGTGGCCCTCGACGCGTTCGAGAAGCTGCACGTCGACCTCGGCATCCCGCCGGTGGTGCTGCACGTCAACAACCGCAAGCTCTCCGAGGGCTTCTACCGCGGGCTCGGCATCGAGGACACCGCGGCGGTGCTGCAGCGGGTCGACAAGTACGACAAGATCGGTCCGGACGCCGTCGCCGAGACCCTGATGGACGAGGTCGGCCTCGACCCCTCCCAGGCGGCCAAGTGCGTGGCTCTGGCCGGCATCGCGACCACCGACGAGTCGTTCGTCGACCAGGTCTGCGCGCTGGGCGTGGAGCACGAATTGCTCGACCGGGGGTTGGCCGACCTGGCCGCCGTGGTGCGGGTCGCCGAACGGCAGGTGCCCGGCCGGATGCTGGCCGACCTGAAGATCGCCCGCGGGCTCGACTACTACACCGGCACCGTCTACGAGACCCTGCTGCAGGGTTCGGAACGGATGGGATCGGTCGCCTCCGGCGGCCGCTACGACGCACTGGCCTCCGACGGCAAGGTCACCTTCCCGGGGGTCGGCTACTCGTTCGGTGTCACTCGCCTGCTGGCGCCCATCCTGGGCCGCGGAGAGCTCACCTCGAGCCGTACGGTCCCGACCTGCGTATTGGTCGCCGTGGACAGCGAAGAGACCCGTGAGCGGGCGCTGCGGACGGCTGACCAGCTGCGTCGCCGCGGCATCCCGACGGAGGTCGCACCGAAGGCGGACAAGTTCGGCAAGCAGATCCGCTACGCCGACCGGCGGGGGATCCCCTTCGTCTGGTTCGGTGCCGGGGAGCACGACGAGGTCAAGGACATCCGCTCCGGCGACCAGGTCACTGCCGATCCGCAGGCCTGGCTGCCGCCGGCCGAGGACCTCTTCCCGCGCACCGTACGGGGCTGA
- a CDS encoding sensor histidine kinase produces the protein MTSTSLSPWLRWSLAVFLTVSLADDVARALAGGAAEFFNRNGLMDAAGVVLMYLALYLTLWRTTWAVLACAPLIPVILTTGDDVTGIITGTLIILLAPMTTRWPFTTATWVVFLGWLVAASARHGAAWHQLFWPVLLMFFVAGSIGTAVRGFQSARAADRRQLKELREENLRIREDERAALARELHDVVAHELSIISLQITSRSRTDDPAELHQVLDSVKRSTHSALYELRLLVGLLRENGSEESDLGHLNDDTSVVGVADQLRLQLTDLGHTTTCQVPAEVDELPATLTRTLIRILQESSTNIVKHAAPGGPCQATIRLTPEEVVLMVTNPLGTRTPSPDLRRGPSGWGLRGIAERIDLLGGGFSAGPEGDRWVVRASIPLSADELA, from the coding sequence TTGACGAGTACATCGCTCAGCCCGTGGCTTCGGTGGTCGCTGGCCGTCTTTCTCACGGTCAGCCTGGCCGATGACGTCGCCCGCGCTCTGGCGGGCGGTGCTGCGGAATTCTTCAACCGCAACGGCCTGATGGACGCGGCCGGCGTCGTGTTGATGTATCTCGCCCTCTACCTCACGCTGTGGCGAACGACGTGGGCAGTGCTGGCGTGCGCACCGCTCATCCCGGTGATTCTCACCACGGGTGACGATGTCACCGGCATCATCACCGGCACGCTGATCATTCTGCTGGCCCCGATGACGACCCGATGGCCGTTCACCACGGCGACCTGGGTCGTCTTCCTCGGGTGGCTGGTGGCCGCGAGTGCCCGGCACGGAGCGGCGTGGCACCAACTCTTCTGGCCGGTCCTGCTGATGTTCTTCGTCGCCGGCTCCATCGGCACCGCCGTGCGAGGATTCCAGTCGGCGCGGGCAGCGGACCGACGCCAGCTCAAGGAACTGCGTGAGGAGAACCTGCGGATCCGGGAGGACGAGCGCGCCGCTCTGGCCCGTGAACTCCATGACGTCGTCGCCCACGAGCTGTCGATCATCTCGCTGCAGATCACCAGCCGGTCCCGGACCGACGACCCCGCCGAGCTCCACCAGGTGCTGGACAGCGTCAAGCGTTCCACCCACTCGGCCCTCTACGAGTTGCGTCTGCTCGTCGGGCTGCTCCGCGAGAACGGGTCCGAGGAGTCCGATCTGGGACACCTCAACGACGACACCTCGGTGGTCGGAGTGGCGGACCAACTGCGTCTCCAGCTCACCGATCTCGGCCACACCACCACCTGCCAGGTGCCGGCGGAGGTCGACGAGCTGCCGGCGACGCTCACCCGGACACTGATCCGGATCCTGCAGGAGTCCAGCACCAACATCGTCAAGCACGCCGCACCGGGCGGCCCGTGCCAGGCCACCATCCGCCTCACCCCTGAGGAGGTGGTGTTGATGGTGACCAATCCGCTCGGGACCAGGACGCCCTCCCCCGACCTCCGACGCGGCCCCAGCGGCTGGGGGCTGCGCGGGATCGCGGAACGGATCGATCTGCTCGGCGGCGGATTCTCCGCCGGACCGGAAGGCGATCGCTGGGTGGTCCGGGCCAGCATCCCGCTCTCGGCGGACGAGCTGGCCTGA